A single Dehalococcoidales bacterium DNA region contains:
- the msrP gene encoding protein-methionine-sulfoxide reductase catalytic subunit MsrP produces the protein MREISFSEITPEYLYFSRRKFLAGAGALLTSLMFFGGCQREEPASATGFCDSAQASSTTDELGDELTPCDSIINYNNFYEFTTSKEGVAVLAQDFKTSPWSVEVGGLVNKPHTYDMDEILQKFPQEERIYRLRCVEAWSMVIPWSGFPLVKLLAAAEPKPEAKYVRFEALYDPEQMPGQKSRIYNWPYVEGLRLDEAMHDLTILATGIYGKPLPPQDGAPIRLVVPWKYGFKDIKSIVKIDLVEEMPVSLWMAAAPHEYGFYANVNPDVPHPRWTQSSERRIGELSRRKTLPFNGYADEVARLYEGMDLKKFF, from the coding sequence ATGAGAGAGATAAGCTTCTCCGAAATTACCCCGGAATACCTGTATTTCTCCAGACGCAAGTTTCTGGCGGGAGCTGGCGCGCTGCTGACCAGCCTGATGTTTTTCGGCGGCTGCCAGAGGGAGGAGCCTGCCTCTGCCACAGGATTCTGCGACTCCGCCCAGGCCAGCAGCACCACCGATGAGCTTGGCGACGAACTGACACCCTGCGACTCCATTATCAACTATAACAACTTCTATGAGTTCACCACCTCCAAAGAGGGGGTAGCCGTACTTGCCCAGGATTTCAAGACCTCACCATGGAGCGTGGAGGTAGGGGGACTGGTCAACAAACCGCATACCTATGACATGGATGAGATACTGCAAAAATTCCCCCAGGAAGAGCGAATCTACCGGCTGCGCTGCGTGGAAGCCTGGTCAATGGTCATCCCGTGGTCAGGTTTCCCCCTGGTAAAACTGTTAGCCGCCGCCGAGCCGAAACCGGAAGCCAAGTACGTGCGCTTCGAAGCGCTTTACGACCCGGAGCAGATGCCCGGTCAGAAAAGCCGGATATATAACTGGCCATACGTTGAAGGCTTGCGCCTGGATGAAGCGATGCACGACCTGACGATACTGGCTACCGGCATTTACGGCAAGCCGTTACCGCCGCAGGATGGCGCGCCGATACGGCTGGTGGTGCCCTGGAAATACGGCTTCAAGGACATCAAGTCAATCGTGAAGATCGACCTCGTAGAGGAAATGCCTGTCTCTCTTTGGATGGCCGCCGCCCCCCACGAATACGGCTTTTACGCCAATGTAAACCCCGATGTACCCCACCCCCGATGGACGCAGTCCAGTGAGCGCCGGATCGGGGAACTAAGCCGCCGTAAAACCCTGCCATTCAACGGGTACGCCGATGAAGTAGCCCGTCTCTACGAAGGTATGGACTTAAAAAAGTTTTTCTGA
- a CDS encoding protein-methionine-sulfoxide reductase heme-binding subunit MsrQ: MRSPRASAIQVVVHITALLPLSVIIWDFWQGQLTVNPIQEIQLRTGRYALLILILSLSCTPLSRIFGSGRIFRLRRPLGLYAFAYASLHFLNFIGLDYGFNLALLREDIAEKSFVILGFAAFLCMLPVAITSTRGWMQRLGKNWERVHWLVYPAAILAVTHFTLQVKADFRLPLLYWALLILLLATRLPVIRKMAGRFAPGRSGSGSGQI; encoded by the coding sequence ATGCGCAGTCCCAGGGCATCCGCAATTCAGGTAGTGGTCCACATTACCGCGCTGTTACCGTTATCCGTCATCATCTGGGACTTCTGGCAGGGCCAGCTAACCGTCAACCCGATACAGGAAATACAGCTTCGCACCGGCCGCTATGCCCTGCTGATTCTGATACTCTCTCTAAGCTGCACGCCGCTCAGCCGGATATTCGGCAGCGGCCGGATATTCCGCTTACGCCGGCCGCTGGGTCTTTACGCTTTCGCCTATGCCAGCCTGCACTTCCTGAACTTCATCGGACTGGACTACGGCTTCAATCTGGCTTTGCTCAGAGAGGATATCGCCGAAAAGAGCTTCGTTATACTGGGTTTTGCCGCTTTCCTCTGCATGCTCCCGGTAGCGATAACCTCCACCCGGGGATGGATGCAAAGACTGGGCAAAAACTGGGAACGTGTGCACTGGCTGGTATATCCGGCTGCCATACTGGCGGTAACCCACTTCACCCTGCAGGTCAAGGCAGACTTCCGCTTACCGTTACTTTACTGGGCATTACTGATACTATTGCTGGCAACCCGCCTGCCCGTTATCAGGAAGATGGCCGGGCGCTTCGCCCCCGGGCGGAGCGGGAGCGGTAGTGGTCAGATTTAA
- a CDS encoding hotdog domain-containing protein: protein MRETVISHLVKPEDLQHHGTLFAGRMAEWLVESCFITACRLVGKPEDVVCVRVHGISFTKPVTSGNIIEIKARIALVGDSSITVYGQAFNSDEETTSVTGMATFVTVDKQGRPYAHGFSLSAEYIAQNREIYDEALKVRGQG from the coding sequence TTGCGGGAAACGGTAATTTCTCATCTGGTAAAACCTGAAGACCTGCAGCATCACGGTACTCTATTCGCCGGGCGGATGGCGGAATGGCTGGTGGAGTCCTGCTTTATTACTGCCTGCAGGCTTGTCGGGAAACCCGAGGATGTAGTCTGTGTCCGGGTGCACGGTATAAGTTTCACTAAACCGGTCACTAGCGGGAATATTATCGAGATTAAGGCCAGGATAGCCCTGGTGGGTGATTCCAGCATAACGGTTTACGGCCAGGCGTTTAACAGTGACGAGGAAACCACGTCCGTTACCGGTATGGCCACCTTTGTCACTGTGGATAAGCAGGGGAGACCTTATGCCCATGGTTTTAGTTTGTCGGCAGAGTATATTGCTCAAAACCGCGAAATTTATGATGAGGCGCTTAAGGTCAGGGGACAGGGATAA
- a CDS encoding Dabb family protein → MPSISGAGIIRVAVFSFKTEVTETQKEESLRAAQVWEQVPGVLAVEQGPCLGDDPPYQYMRLIYYADTEARARLLAHPIHDRWAEITRPLTLKHTGFAIAVE, encoded by the coding sequence ATGCCATCTATCAGTGGAGCCGGTATTATCCGTGTTGCAGTCTTCAGTTTCAAGACGGAAGTGACCGAAACCCAGAAAGAAGAATCATTACGGGCGGCCCAGGTCTGGGAGCAGGTGCCGGGGGTACTGGCTGTAGAGCAGGGGCCTTGCCTGGGGGATGACCCGCCGTATCAATACATGAGGTTAATTTATTATGCGGACACTGAGGCCCGCGCCCGCCTGCTGGCTCACCCTATCCATGACCGCTGGGCAGAAATAACCCGGCCATTGACCCTGAAGCACACGGGTTTTGCCATTGCGGTAGAGTAG